From Corticium candelabrum chromosome 13, ooCorCand1.1, whole genome shotgun sequence, a single genomic window includes:
- the LOC134188512 gene encoding cubilin-like yields the protein MLTPTQTTMLRIFTAIVSGRSFFMKHITVKHLVTAVQRCLVPSLPNGAFTKTNITFGSTVSFSCNTGYTLVGAVNATCSSNQTWSRAIPSCVKQGCERLDISNGYLNSTDTSLGTVVSVECHTGYELVGSKRRECLSSKAWSGETACFTVDPCGGTPLDLVGFSGWLIIGNATAYSDCGWNLQGNFGLKMIITFHSLHTANLGDLVTVHDRDSSGTVIASLNGNYENESVVSCSKSLFVRYISRYQLDFSDFVASFMSTDHIRSPGYPQPYPVSTKRTWTVCASSSQPTYLDFIDFNLEKFDSVTVTTSKQLNATFRGRLLPFRLVLTSITTMGFASQSLRTTESFRRFTSRLRVSLLVTEIRSIHRLQHIYNYSKSIYQQVVL from the exons ATGCTCACCCCAACGCAGACTACTATGCTAAGGATATTCACCGCTATTGTCAGTG GACGTTCTTTCTTTATGAAACATATTACAGTAAAACATCTTGTTACTGCAGTTCAACGTTGCCTTGTGCCGAGTCTACCTAATGGAGCATTCACAAAGACCAATATTACTTTTGGGAGTACTGTTTCATTCTCTTGCAATACTGGTTACACTCTGGTGGGAGCAGTAAACGCTACATGCAGTTCAAATCAAACTTGGAGTCGAGCTATTCCTTCTTGCGTCAAACAAG GTTGTGAAAGACTTGATATTTCTAATGGTTACCTGAACTCTACTGATACAAGCTTAGGCACAGTCGTGTCAGTGGAGTGCCACACAGGATACGAACTCGTCGGTTCTAAACGGAGAGAATGTTTATCTTCGAAAGCTTGGAGTGGAGAAACTGCTTGTTTCA CTGTAGATCCTTGCGGTGGAACTCCATTAGACCTTGTCGGGTTTAGCGGATGGCTTATAATTGGCAATGCCACAGCCTACAGTGATTGCGGATGGAATCTTCAAGGCAATTTTGGTCTGAAGATGATCATTACTTTTCACTCGCTGCACACTGCAAATCTGGGAGACTTGGTTACTGTTCACGATAGAGACTCGTCGGGCACTGTCATTGCGTCACTGAATGGAAATTACGAAAACGAATCCGTCGTGTCATGCAGTAAATCTCTTTTCGTTAGATATATCAGCAGATACCAACTGGATTTCTCGGACTTCGTTGCTTCTTTTATGAGTACTG ATCACATACGTTCTCCAGGATATCCTCAACCATATCCCGTATCGACTAAAAGAACGTGGACTGTGTGTGCTTCATCATCACAACCAACATATCTTGACTtcattgattttaatttgGAGAAATTTGACAGTGTGACAGTAACGACGAGTAAACAACTTAATGCAACGTTTAGAGGTCGACTGCTACCTTTCAGACTAGTTCTTACGTCTATTACCACCATGGGTTTTGCTTCACAAAGTCTGAGAACAACAGAGAGTTTTCGGCGATTTACATCCCGGCTTCGTGTTTCATTGTTGGTAACTGAAA TCAG ATCAATACATCGTCTTCAGCACATATACAATTATAGCAAGTCTATATACCAGCAAGTAGTGCTGTAA
- the LOC134188510 gene encoding uncharacterized protein LOC134188510, giving the protein MSVAFTAFLRHSFVPQQWLKSFIVPFIKDKKGDSSNMDNYRGIAISCITSKVLEDILINKAGLCLRSDERQFGFKSNHSCGDCSFVLKGSVKYYLDKGNREMFGCSLFTKLLDAGCPVYFVKFLRHWYESQSMVVKWNGNCPAPL; this is encoded by the exons ATGAGTGTTGCATTTACGGCATTTTTGCGACACTCCTTTGTACCACAACAATGGTTGAAGTCATTCATAGTCCCATTTatcaaagacaagaaaggaGACTCCTCTAATATGGATAACTACCGTGGCATTGCAATTTCTTGCATTACTTCAAAGGTATTGGAGGACATTCTTATTAATAAAGCTGGATTGTGTCTGAGGTCAGATGAAAGGCAATTTGGCTTCAAAAGCAATCATAGTTGTGGTGACTGCTCGTTCGTGTTGAAAGGGTCTGTCAAATACTACTTGGACAAGGGAAACCGTGAAATGTTTGGATGCTC ACTGTTCACCAAGCTATTAGATGCAGGCTGTCCGGTGTACTTTGTGAAGTTTCTGAGGCATTGGTATGAGAGTCAAAGCATGGTTGTCAAATGGAATGGAAACTGTCCAGCCCCTTTGTAG
- the LOC134188511 gene encoding complement C2-like, with protein sequence MAAPAATLPTPLNHVMKTDVAHLVEVCESLFIANGQLNSTKTRVGTIVSVNCDSGYTLVGSNRRECLSSRSWSGDAVCLQLKCSPSLSVRNGKFLFKSNGTGIIVRLVCDTGYYAHGTLQAVCSVGERTIYVRSQANCLAVRCFFPILPNGKFTATDIVLGSIATFSCNIGYTLVGEDIAACTANRTWSPSIPTCIKQVVSATFKDSSRLLSSFQDNFFNRLITFTAAAQPMAEIKTKYAEDSDGGMNVALDLIFVMDTSASITRRHFEKTLKPFPNMVARHFPVSPLHTNVGAIAFGYKIHVISILTNNFGDFNRSVRNFGYKNDGGTNTGQALLRAVEMFKTSGRSLTYTKRVVILLTDGYRNMGPSIAATVKRLKKNAVEVFAFGIGSDVNEEELHALASSPSDRHVFLVKSFRLFRNFTLSIVPQPIREQCGISGLPGFHSRIYEGDKSAYGAWPWMVAIYKLKSASIWSFFCGGSLINNRWIVTAAHCIFDKRGTFQELVRVQLGKQYLYLKNPHEQTYTANVSTAIMKGYNPFTFVRPICLYQDPIYYQNSSNVHFGRRVIIIGWGKYTSSHLALSPVLRETTVIIQSKSQCDRLYTHGNLTDSMLCARGNQTDACRGDSGGPMMCQDINTNRFFLCGIISFGFSTACMAGYGVYTNISKFVLSVLIPAVGNG encoded by the exons atggccgccccagCCGCTACGCTTCCTACCCCACTGAACCATGTCATGAAGACAGATGTAGCCCATTTGGTCGAAG tttgtgaAAGTCTTTTTATTGCAAATGGTCAACTGAACTCTACTAAAACAAGAGTAGGTACAATCGTGTCAGTGAATTGCGACTCAGGCTACACACTCGTCGGTTCTAATCGGAGAGAATGTTTATCTTCTAGATCTTGGAGTGGAGACGCCGTGTGTTTAC AACTAAAGTGCTCTCCATCATTGTCAGTTCGTAATGGAAAATTTCTTTTCAAGAGTAATGGCACTGGAATTATAGTTAGGCTGGTCTGTGACACAGGCTACTATGCTCACGGTACTTTGCAAGCCGTCTGCTCTGTTGGTGAGCGGACGATTTACGTTCGAAGTCAAGCGAATTGTTTGG CTGTTCGTTGCTTTTTCCCAATTCTACCAAATGGAAAATTTACAGCGACTGATATCGTCTTGGGCAGTATAGCCACATTTTCTTGCAACATTGGTTACACGTTGGTAGGAGAAGATATTGCCGCTTGCACTGCAAATAGAACTTGGAGTCCATCTATTCCGACTTGCATCAAACAAG TTGTTTCTGCAACTTTCAAGGATTCCAGTCGTTTACTTTCATCATTTCAGGATAATTTCTTTAACCGTTTAATCACATTCACAGCTGCCGCTCAACCTATGGCCGAGATCAAAACAAAGTATGCTGAGGACAGCGATGGAGGAATGAACGTTGCATTAGATCTCATTTTTGTGATGGACACGTCAGCAAGCATTACTCGACGACACTTTGAAAAAACCTTGAAACCGTTTCCAAATATGGTAGCTCGACATTTTCCCGTTTCGCCATTGCATACAAATGTAGGCGCTATTGCATTTGGCTATAAAATACACGTCATTTCAATTCTGACAAACAATTTTGGTGATTTCAATCGCTCAGTGAGAAACTTTGGGTATAAGAACGATGGAGGTACTAATACTGGTCAGGCACTTTTACGTGCAGTAGAAATGTTCAAGACATCCGGGAGATCATTGACATACACAAAGCGAGTTGTTATTTTGCTGACCGACGGTTATAGGAACATGGGTCCGAGCATTGCGGCTACAGTCAAACGTTTGAAAAAGAACGCAGTAGAAGTATTCGCTTTTGGAATAGGATCTGATGTTAACGAAGAGGAGCTACACGCACTTGCCTCTTCACCAAGTGACAGACACGTTTTTCTGGTCAAATCGTTCCGCTTGTTTCGCAACTTCACTTTAAGCATCGTTCCAC AGCCAATAAGGGAACAGTGTGGTATCTCTGGGTTACCTGGGTTTCATTCTCGCATATACGAAGGAGATAAATCGGCGTATGGAGCGTGGCCATGGATGGTGGCGATTTATAAATTGAAATCTGCTTCAATATGGAGTTTTTTTTGTGGAGGTTCTCTTATTAACAACCGATGGATCGTAACTGCTGCTCATTGTATTTTCGACAAACGAGGAACTTTTCAAGAATTAGTGAGAGTTCAACTTGGCAAACAATATTTGTATCTAAAAAATCCACACGAACAGACTTACACAGCAAACGTCAGCACAGCAATAATGAAAGGATACAATCCATTCAC GTTTGTTCGACCAATCTGTTTGTATCAGGACCCCATTTATTACCAAAACTCATCAAATGTTCACTTTGGTCGGAGAGTTATTATTATTGGATGGGGAAAATACACTTCATCTCACCTTGCCTTATCTCCAGTTTTGAGAGAGACTACAGTTATTATACAAAGTAAGTCACAGTGCGATCGACTCTATACGCACGGAAATCTTACAGACAGCATGTTATGTGCTCGAGGCAATCAAACGGATGCTTGTCGCGGAGATAGCGGAGGTCCCATGATGTGTCAAGATATCAATACCAACCGATTTTTTCTTTGCGGAATAATCAGCTTTGGATTTTCCACGGCTTGCATGGCAGGATACGGTGTATACACAAACATTTCTAAGTTTGTACTTAGCGTCCTAATTCCCGCTGTAGGTAATGGTTAG